Proteins encoded in a region of the Coregonus clupeaformis isolate EN_2021a unplaced genomic scaffold, ASM2061545v1 scaf0982, whole genome shotgun sequence genome:
- the LOC121562622 gene encoding HEPACAM family member 2-like: protein MSIDHVEERKNGIINSSAGLIGKLKRVEELLEVNSEIVHVPSVLHGVIGKSLLLSVETYFRLEDVEIQGSWYQTRPGGPKTLLVTFHNHTAIMVASMRHRNRYGFQPPNASLLIPRLDEAAEGDYHLDLDIQLPQRQELVRAERTVHVTVDVPVSTPVIQKAPSSTVVEDKENVTWTCRVENGTRVQYQWLRNNMPLDVSDRHQFSQDNSTLVISPVKKKDIGQYRCLARNHISQRQSHTLDLSVFYGPYNLAVKSDHGLRTGEVFTVNPGELVFFDCQADSNPPNSCMWISKTNNATEVITVGLRLEVTSYKLAQAEEFLCRAFNNVTQKQDETQFTLVVASLGTGG, encoded by the exons ATGTCTATAGACCATGTTGAGGAGAGGAAGAATGGCATCATCAACTCCTCTGCTGGGCTGATAGGCAAACTGAAACGGGTCGAGGAACTTCTGG AAGTAAACTCAGAGATCGTCCATGTTCCGTCCGTGCTCCATGGTGTCATAGGGAAGTCCCTCCTCCTCTCCGTGGAGACTTACTTCCGATTGGAGGACGTTGAGATCCAGGGCAGCTGGTACCAGACCCGGCCGGGGGGCCCCAAAACCCTCCTGGTGACATTCCacaaccacacagccatcatgGTGGCCTCGATGAGACACAGGAACCGCTACGGCTTCCAGCCCCCCAACGCCTCTCTCCTGATCCCCAGGCTGGACGAGGCGGCGGAGGGGGACTATCACCTGGACCTGGACATTCAGCTCCCCCAGAGACAGGAGCTCGTCAGGGCCGAGAGGACTGTCCACGTCACCGTAGATG TACCTGTGTCCACCCCAGTTATCCAGAAGGCACCATCTTCTACAGTTGTTGAGGACAAGGAGAACGTGACGTGGACCTGTAGGGTGGAGAACGGAACCAGGGTCCAGTACCAGTGGCTGAGGAACAACATGCCCCTAGATGTTAGTGATCGCCATCAGTTCTCCCAGGACAACTCTACTCTGGTGATAAGCcctgtgaagaagaaggacattgGACAGTATCGCTGCCTGGCCAGGAACCACATCAGCCAGAGACAGAGCCACACCCTGGACCTCAGTGTCTTCT ATGGCCCCTACAACCTGGCTGTGAAGTCTGACCATGGTCTGCGGACTGGGGAGGTCTTCACAGTGAACCCTGGTGAGCTGGTGTTCTTCGACTGTCAGGCCGACTCCAACCCTCCCAACAGCTGTATGTGGATCTCCAAGACCAACAACGCCACTGAGGTCATCACTGTGGGACTGCGCCTGGAGGTCACCTCCTACAAGCTAGCCCAGGCTGAGGAGTTCCTGTGTAGGGCCTTTAACAACGTGACCCAGAAGCAGGACGAGACCCAGTTCACCCTGGTGGTGGCCAGCCTGGGGACAGGTGGGTAA